Sequence from the Candidatus Sulfotelmatobacter sp. genome:
GCCCCACGTACCGCGCCTGCAGATGCCGTTGACCGTTCACGCCGACTGCGAAAACCGCGCGGTCAAGCAGACGGCGATCGAGTCGATCGTCGCCTCGACCGACGACCGGATCCGCAACGAGCCCTATCCGGGCGACGCGGCGTTGGACAAGACGATTCACGCGGTCGGCGGCGGGTTCGCGTACTGGCCGAGCCAGCCGCTGCGCTTGCCGAACACCGCGCGCGCGCTGGGTCTCGACGGCGACTACGTGACGATGACGCGCGTCGTCGTCACGAATCAGGTCGAGAACGGCTCGCGACCGATCTGGCTGACGCTCGAGACGCCGCACGGCCCGAAGGTCGTGCTCGAACGCGCCTACGACATCCAGAACGTCTGCATCGAAGGCGCCCGCGACCTCTAACGACGGGTCCGCCGCAGCGCGGGGCCGACCAGCATCTCGAGCAGCAACGCGGCGATCAAGATGCCGGTCTCGGCCACCGTGAAGGTGCGGCGGTCGGGCATCACCGGGCCGACGGCGAGCGCGGCGAGCCAGATCAGTGCCAGCCCGCACACGAATCGAATCGCACCGGCGGCGATCCCGCGCCGCGTACCGAGTGCCCTGCGCACGTCGGCGAACAGCGTGAGCGGAGGACGCGTCCCGACGTCCCACACGATGAACGCCCCCGCGTTGAGGACGACCGCGAACGCGACGCGGATGGCGAGCACCGAAAACAGGAGCACGCCCGTTTGCTCCGCGCGCGGCACGCGCGCATCCTGCCGGCCTCGCAGGGAGGCCCAAGCCCACCGTCCTACCCCTGCGCCATGAGCGAGAGCACCGGACTCCCCGAACGCGTACGGTGTTGCATCGCCGGCGGCGGGCCGGCCGGGATGATGTTGGGCTTCTTGCTCGCGCGCGCCGGCATCGAGGTGCTCGTGCTCGAGAAGCACGCCGACTTCTTCCGCGACTTCCGCGGCGACACGATCCACCCGTCGACGCTGACACTGATGCAGGAGCTCGGCCTGCTCGACCAGTTCCTGGCGACGCCGCACGACGAGATTCGCGAGTTGACCGCGCACGTCGGCAGCTCGGCGCTGCGCATGGTCGACGTGCGCCACGTGCCGGGCCCCTGCAAGTTCATCGCCTTCATGCCGCAGTGGGACTTCTTGAACTTCCTCGCCTCGCAGGCGAAGCGGTATCCGGCCTTCCGGCTGGCGATGCAGGCCGAGGCGACGGACGTCGTCTATTACGGCGACCACGTCGCGGGCGTGCGCGTGCGCACGAAGGACGGCGAGCACGTCGTGCACGCCGACCTGGTCGTCGCGGCCGACGGACGCTCGTCGACGCTGCGCGAGCGGGCGCGCTTCGTCGTCGAGGACGTCGGGGCGCCGATCGACGTGCTCTGGATGCGGCTCTCGCGGAACGACGGCGATCCGGGGGCGGATTTCGGGAACATCGGGCCGGGCGGCTTCCTGGTCGCGATTCCGCGCAGCGGCTACTATCAGTGCGCGTTCGTGATCAAGAAGGGCGCGTTCGACGAAATCAAGGCGCGCGGACTGCCGGCCTTTCGCGACGACGTCGCGCGGCTCGCGCCGTTCCTCGCCGATCGCGTCGACGAGCTGAAGGACTGGGATCAGGTCCAGCTGCTGACTGTTACCGTCGACCGTTTGCGCGATTGGGCGAAGCCCGGGCTCCTGTGCATCGGGGACGCGGCGCACGCGATGTCGCCGGTCGGCGGCGTCGGGATCAACCTGGCGATTCAGGACGCCGTCGCCGCCGCCAACCTGCTCTGGCGACCGCTGCGCAACGGTGCGCCGACCATCGATCAGCTGCGCGCGGTGCAACGCCGCCGCGAGTGGCCGACCAAGGCGACGCAAGCGCTGCAGGTGTTCATCCAGAACATGGTGCTCAAGCCCACGCTGCAAACGACCTCGCTGCCGCGCGCGCCGCTGCCGGTGCGCCTGTTCGCGTCGATCCCGCTCTTGCGGCGCATCCCGGCCTACATCGTCGGGATCGGTTTCCGCGCCGAGCACGTCCACTCGCCGGCGGCGCCGGCGCCCGTCTCAGCTGATTAGTGCTTCTCGTCCGGCCAGGAGGCGATTTCGCCCAGCGCCGCGCTCTTGAGGACCTTGAGTCCGAGCATCGCGCACTTCATCCGACTGGGGCTGATGCCGATGCCGACGTTCTCGAGCACCGTCTCTTGCGAGAGCTTGGCGACCTCTTCGAGCGGCATCCCCTTGATCGACTCGGTCAGCATCGACGCCGACGCCTGCGAGATCGCGCAGCCGCGCCCGGAAAACTTCACGTCGGTCACCTTGCCGTCGTCACCAACGGCCAGTTCCATCGTGATCGTATCACCGCACAGCGGGTTCAAGTCTTCCGCCGTCGCGGTCGGTGATTCCAGGTGCCCGAAGTTCCGCGGATTGCGATAGTGGTCGAGAATATACTCTTTATAGAAATCGTCCATTTTAAAGGCGCTCCGCCCCTGGCTCCGCGCCCCCCACGACGCCGCGCGTCGCGGGGCCCCCGCGAGGACCTCGCAACGAGATTTCGATAGCGTCGCGATCGTTCTGCGCTCGGTCTGCCGACATGCTGCTATGCCACCTTAAACACGGTGGCGGCCTTTTCGATTGCGGCCACCAGGGCGTCGACGTCGGCTTCGGTGTTGTAGAGATAGAACGAGGCGCGAGCGGTCGCCGGCCAGCCCATCTTGTCCATGAGCGGCATCGTGCAGTGGTGCCCGGCCCGCACGCAGACGCCTTCGAGATCGAGCAGCGAGGCCAGATCGTGGGCGTGCACGTCGGCGAAGTTGAACGAGATGACGCCGCCGCGGTCCTGCGCGCGCGGCGGGCCGTAGATCGCCAGGCCGCGCGGTTCGAGCGTGCGCAAGCGGTCCAGCGCGTAGGCCGTCAGCGCGACCTCGTGCGCGCGGATCCATTCCATCCCGACGCCGTTCAGATAGTCGACCGCGGCCCCCAGGGCGATCGCGTCGGCGATGTTCGAGGTGCCGGCCTCGAACTTCCACGGCAGCTCGTTGTACGAGGTCGTCTCGTAGGAGACGCGCTTGATCATATCGCCGCCGGTCAAGAACGGCGGCATCGCCTCGAGCAGCGCGCGTTTGCCGTACAGGAAGCCGATCCCGGTCGGACCGCACATCTTGTGGCCGCTGGCGGCGAGGAAGTCGACGTCGAGCGCCTGCACGTCGATCGGCAGGTGCGGGACCGATTGGGCGGCGTCGACCAGCACCAGCGCGCCGGCGGCGTGCGCGCGCGGGACGATGACGTCCAGCGGTGCGATCGAGCCGAGCGTGTTGGAGACGTGCGCCAGCGCGACCAGCTTCACGCCGTCGAGCAGCGCGTCGAGCTGGTCCAGCACGAGGTTGCCGGCGTCGTCGGCCGGGATGAAGCGCAGCTCGGCGCCGGTCTTGGCGGCCAGCAGCTGCCACGGCACCAGGTTCGAGTGGTGCTCGATCTGGGTGGTCAGGATGGCGTCGCCCGGGCCGAGGTTGCGCAGGCCCCACGAGAACGAGACCAGGTTGATCGACTCGGTCGTGTTGCGCGTCCAGATGATCTCGGCCGTGTCGGCCGCGTTGACGAAGCGCGCGACTTTCTCCCGCGCGGCCTCGAACTGATCGGTCGCGCGCGACGCCAGCTCGTAGACGCCGCGGTGGATGTTGGCGTTGTCGTTCTCGTAATAGTGGACGAGCGCGTCGATGACGGCCTGCGGCTTTTGCGAGCTGGCCGCCGAGTCGAGGTAGACCAGCCGCTTCCCGCGCGAGGTCGGCTTGGCCAGGATCGGAAAGTCGGCGACGATTCGGTCCTGCTTGGCACGGTCGATCGTCGCGGTCGCCGCCGTCATGCGTCGATCTCCGTCGCGGCGTCGATCTTGTCGTCGAGCGCGGTCCGGATCTCTTCGCGCAGCGCATCGCCGGGGAAGCGCGCGATGGCGGGCTCGAAGAACGCCAGCGCGACCATCCGCACCGCGTCGGGCCGTGCGATGCCGCGGCTGGCGGCGTAGAAGAGCGCGTCCTGGTCGAGCGAACCGACCGTCGCGCCGTGATAGGCGCTCACATCGTTGGCCGCGATCGCCAAGGCCGGCACCGAGTCGATGTGCGCACGGCGCGAGAGCAACAGCGCGTCGTCGCGCAGCGAGGCGTCGCTGCCGTGCGCGTGCGGCCGGATCGTGATGTTGCCGAAGAAGCGGCCTTGGCCACGATCGGCGGCGGCGGTGCGCACGATGGTCGAGGAATGGGTGTTCCCGACCGCGTGCTCGGTGTTGGTGGTCAGCTCGACGTGCTGGAAGCCGGTGTTGAAGAAGAGCGCGTCGCACTCGGTGTCGGCGCCGCCGGCTTCGAGGTGCGTGCCCAGCACGGTGCGGGCCAGCGTCGCCCCCAGCTCCGCCAGGTGCCAACGCACTTTCGCGGCGGCGCCGGTGTGCGCGCTGCGATACATCAGCACGCGCGCCTCCTCGCCCAGCTGTTGGATCGCCGCGTAGTCGAGCTCGGCGTTCGCGCCCAGCTGCGCGCTGACGACGCCGCACACCAGCCCCGCGCCTTCGCCGATCTGGCGCTCGAGGACGGTCGCGCGCGCCCCTTCGCCCAGGACGACGACGATGCGCGGGAAGATCGCGTCGGCGTACGGTTCGGCCTGCGCGAAGACGAGTTGGATCGGCGTGTCGAGCACGACCCCGGCGGGGACGTGGACGAACGCGCCGCAGTTCTGGAACGCGGTCGCCAACGCGGCGAACTTGTCCGCCTGCGCGCCCTCGTCGAGCGCCGGGATCAGCGCGCGGAAACGTTCGTCGCGTGCCGCGTCGGCCAGCGGCAGCACGGTGACGCGCGAATCGCTCACGACGCTGCCGGGCGCGGTCAGCACGGTCGCGCCGCGGTGGACGAGCGCGCCCGTGCTCTCCGGGATCGCGACGCGGTCGGACGTGTAGCGCAGCTCGTCGAAGCGCAGCTTCGCGTAGTCGTGGCGCCAGCCGCGGGAGGGACGGCCGCCGGGCAGCATCGCGGTCTCGTAACGCGTCAGCGCGGCGCGGCGCTCGTCGGCGTCGAGGACGCCGCCGCTGCGCTCGCCGGCGTTCGCGAGCACCGCGACCGCCGCGTCGAGCCCGGCCGCCGTCGGCGCGAACATCGCGCCGGCCGGCGTTTCGGTCGCGCTAGACACCCGCGGCCGCAACCTCGTCACGGATGCCGTCGTAGCCTTCGCGCTCGATCTGCTGCGCCAGCTCCGGACCGCCGGTCTTGACGATGCGTCCGTCGATGAGGACGTGCACCACGTCGGCCGGCAGATGCTGCAGGATGCGCGGATAGTGCGTGATCACCAGGAAGCCGGTGTCCTTGCCCTCGTCGCTCGCGCGCAACGCCTGCACGCTCTTGCCGACGGCTTGCAGCGCGTCGACGTCGAGCCCGGAGTCGGTCTCGTCGAGGATCGCGTATTTCGGCCCGATGATCGCCATCTGCAGCATCTCCAGGCGCTTCTTTTCACCGCCGGAGAAACCGTCGTTGACGTAGCGGCCCAGGAACGCCGGGTCCATGTCGAGCGTGTCGAGCTTCTCGAACACCAGCTGGCGGAACTTGGCCGGGGCGAGGTCGCCGGGGCGGACCGCTTGGCGCGCGGTGCGGATGAAGTTCGCGACCGTCACGCCCGGGATCGCCGCCGGGTACTGGAACGAGAGGAACAGGCCGGCTTGGGCCCGCTTCTCGGGCGGCAGATCGAGCAGCTCCTCGCCGTCGAGCGTCACCGAGCCGCCGGTCACCGTGTAGCCGGGGTGGCCGGCCATGGTGAAGGCGAGCGTCGACTTGCCGCTCCCGTTGGGGCCCATCAGCGCGTGGACGCGGCCCGGCTCGACCGTCAGGTCGATGCCTTTGAGGATCTCTTTTCCTTCGACGGCCACCCGGAGGTCGCGCGTGATCAGCCCCTTTGACATGCCTAGCCATCGTAGGCGGCCGGGGTGAGAAAGTCAAGGAAAGCCTGGACTATCTGCGACTTCCGTGGTAGGGTGGGGCGGGATGCACGACCGCTTCTTCGAGTCGACGCGCGGCAAGATCGTCGGGGCGTTGCGCGAGCGCCACTCGGCGTCCGCCTTCGACCTGGCGGACCTGCTCGGCTTGTCTCCCAACGCGATCCGCCAGCAGCTGGTCGTGCTGGAACGAGACGGTCTGGTGGCCGGTCACAGCGTGCGCCGCAGCCGGACCAAGCCGACGGTCGAGTACGCGCTGACGGCCGAAGCCGACCGGTACTTCCCGCAGCGCTACGACAAGATGCTCAACGCCGTGCTGCGCGAGATCCGGCATGCCGGCGGCGACGAGGCCGTCAAGGGCATCTTCGATCGGATCGGCCACCGCTCGGGCGAACGCCTGGGCGCGGCGGTCGCCGACAAGCCGGCCGAGGAGCGCATCGCCGCGCTGGTCTCGGTGCTCAAAGCGTCCGGCGTCACCGCCGACATGCAGAGGACCGAGCGCGGCACGATCGTGCTGCACGAGCACTGCTGCCCGTACGCGTCGGTGGTGGCCGAGAACCCGGAAGCGTGCTCGGCGATCCACACCATCCTCGAGCACGTCGTGCCGGGTCAAGCCCAGCAGACGGAGTCGCTCGCAACCGGCGGCAACGAGTGCCGGTTCGAAATCAACGTACGATGATGTTGATGGACCGAGCGCAGGGTTACCGCGCAATCAAAGAACTGTTGTTGCGAGGTCGGGCCGGGGGCCCCACGCTTTGCGTGGGGGGGCGCGGAGCCTTGGGCGGAGCGCCGTTAGAATGAATTTCGCCAAGTTCCAGCAGCTCGTCGAGCATCGCACGGGATTCCGCACGATGGAGCAGCCGACCGCGAGCGGTGAGTACTTCAGCGACTCGTGCGGCGACCTGTACACGTTCTTCTTGAAGGTCGGGCCGGGCGACGTGATCGAGGACGTCTCGTACTTCACGACCGGCTGCGGCTTCGGCACGGCGACCTGCTCGCTGCTGGTCGAGTTGGCGCGCGGCAAGACGATCGACGAAGCGCTGCTGATCACCGACGCCGACATCGAAGCCGCGCTGGACGGCTATCCCGAGAAGAAGAAGGACTACCCCGAGCGCTCGCGCTTCGCGCTGCAGGCGGCGATCGAGGATTACCGGCGCGGGCGCGCCGAGGGGCGCATCACCGACGCGATGCTCGAGCAGGCCCGGGCGACGGTCGCAGCCGCCGCGGCGGCGCGGCGCGGGAACGGCACGACCTCCGAGGACGAGAAGGCCGGCCCCAAGGTCATCGACGACGGCGGCGTCGTCACCATCAAGCTGCACTGATGCTGCTGGCGCTGGCGCTCGCGGCCGCGACGCCGGCACCGTCGGTTCCCGCCGTACCGCGCACGAGCGTGGTCTGCGCGCGCGCCGACCTGTGGCTGTGGCCGGCGAACGCGACCCAACCGGTCCGCGCCGCGGTGCCGCCGGCCACGCTCGGCACGCGCTTCACGCGCTTGGCCGGGCCGCGCATCCCGCTGGGCGGCGAACCGTACGTCGAAACCGACGTGCCCGCGCTCGAGCCCGGCCATCGCGGCGAGTTCTACTGGCTGCGCGCGCGCTGCGCCGCCGACGAAGGCTGACCCCGCCCGCTGCCTGAAGCGGGCCGCATGCAGCGTTTCGCCCGCCTCCTCGTCACGCTCGCGTTCGCCGCGCTCCTGATCCCCGCGCCCGGCGCCGCGCAGGCCGGCGCCGACAATCGGTACGCGCAGTTGGCACGGGACTACTTCATGGCGCAGTTCCACGCCAACCCGGTCAGCGCGACCTATGTCGGCATCCATCGCTGGGACAACCTGCTCGGCTCGTTCACGGCGGCCGACTACGCGCGGCAGCTCGCGCTCGACCGCGAGACGCTCCGGACGCTCGCGGCGATCGACCGAACGCAGCTCTCGCCGCGCGTCCACCTCGACGCCGAGATGCTGAGCAATGCGTTGCACGACGATCTGCTGATCAACGGCACGATGGCGATGTGGCGCCATCAGCCCGACGGCTACGTGCAGACCGCCTCCAACGGCGTCTTCCTCTTGATCTCGCGCAATTTCGCACCGCCGCTGGCGCGCCTGCGCGCGACGATGTCGCGGGAGGCCGAGATCCCGATGATCTACGCGATGGCGCGCCGGAACTTGACCGCCGTCGATCGCGACACCGCGACCCTTGCGATGCAGGACGCCACCGGCAGCCTGGACCTGCTGCAGACGACGATTCCGCAAGCCTTCGCCGGGGTCGGCGATGCGGAGACGCGGGTCGAGTTCCGTCACGCGACACTGGTCGCGGTCGGCGCGACGAAGTCGTACATCGCCTACCTCAAGACGACCTGGATCGCGCACCCGAAGGGCACCTACGCGATCGGCGCCGCCAACTACAGCGCGCGACTGAAGTACGAGGAAGGCGTCGACCTGCCGCTGAGCGAGTACCTGGCGATCGGCGAGAAGGCGCTGGCGCAGACGCGCGCGCAGATGATCGCGAGCGCGCACGCCATCCATCCCGGCGCCGGCGTCACGCAGGTGATCGCCGAGCTCTCGCGGCAGCACCCGACGGCCGCCGGACTGATCCCGGCGGCGCAAGGCGATCTGGTGAAGCTGCGTGCGTTCGTCATCGCCCACCACATCATCGACCTGCCGCCCGACGCGCGCATCGCGGTGACGCCGACGCCGCCGTTCATGCGCTCGACGACCGAGGCCGCCGAAGACTCGCCCGGCCCGCTCGAGCAGGTCGCGAAGCAGGCCTACTACTACGTCACGCCGGTCGATCCGCACGATCCGCCCGCGGTGCAGCAGGCGTACCTGGCGAGCTTCAACGACTACGAACGGCCGATCGTCTCGGCGCACGAAGTCTATCCCGGCCACTTCACCAACTTCGTCATCGACCGCCACCTGCCGCTGACGCTGAGCGAGAAGCTGCTGACGGCGACCTCGTTCGTCGAGGGCTGGGCGCACTACGACGAGCAGATGATGGTCGACCAAGGCTGGGGCGACGGCGATCCGCGGGTGCGCTTCATGCAGCTGCGCGAGGCCATCTGGCGCAACGCGCGCTACGTCGCGGGGGTGAAGATGCACACGCAGGGGATGACGGTCCCGCAGGCGATCCGGTTCTTCGAGACCCAGGCCTTCCTCGATCCGGCCAACGCGCGCGCCGAAGCGTATCGCGGCACGCAGGACGCGACCTACGGGTACTACACGCTCGGCAAGCTCGAGATCCTCAAGCTGCGCGCCGACTACCGCAAGAAGCTCGGCCCGGCGTTCACCCTGGCGCGCTTCCACCACGACCTCCTGCAGTACGGCGATCCGGCGCTCCCGCTGCTGCGCCCGCTGCTGCTCGGCCCCTCGGACGACGGCAAGATTCTGCCGATCATCTGCTCGGCCGCGCCGTGCACGAACGCGTGACGGACGACGTCGACGTCAAGCTCGGCCAACGCGCCGACGCGTGGCGAAAGAACGGTCGCTGTCCGTCAGGTCAAGAACGGGTTCTCGCGGCGCTCGATCCCGATGGTCGTCGCGGGGCCGTGGCCGGGAACCACGACCGCGGCATCCGGATAGACCAGCAACTTGGTGCGAATCGAGTCGACGATGTCCTCGAGCGAGGTGCCCCCGAGATCCCAGCGGCCGACCGCGCCGCGGAAGAGCGTGTCGCCGGTGAACAGCGTCGTCGCGCCGTCGTGCTCGAGCGCGAACGAGGTCGAGCCGGGCGTGTGCCCCGGCGTGTGCACGCAGCGCAGCGCGATCGCACCGGCGCGCAGCTCCTCGCCGTCGGCCAGGTCGCCGTCGAGCGCGACGACCTGCGGCGGGGCGAGCATCCCCAGCCACCGCGCCTGCTGCGCGAGCGTCGCGTAGAGCGGCAAATCGGCATGGTGCAGCAACGCTTCGCCGCCGGTCCGCTCGCGTAACGGGCCGACCGCGCCGATGTGGTCGATGTGCGCGTGCGTGTGCACGAGCCAGCGCGCGCGCAGGCCGTGCGTCTCGAGCCGACGCGCGATCTCCGGCACCTCGTCGCCGCCGTCGACGACGATCGCTTCGCCGGCTTCCGGATCACCGAGGATCGTGCAGTTGCAGCCCAGCACGCCGACCGGGAACGTTTCGACGATCATACACCGACTCCGAAGTCACGGTAGGCGCGGTCGAAGTATCCCAGCGGCGCACCTTCGCGGTGCCCCGCTTCGAGGACCGTGCCGAGGAAGATCGTGTGGGTCGACGCGCTCAGCTCTTCGGCGAGCGTGCAGTCGACGTAGGCCAGCGTGCCGGCGAGGATCGGGCAACCGCTGGGCCCGAGCCGATAGCCGACCCCCGTGAAGCGCGAGTGCGGTTCGCCGTCGGCGAAGCGCTCCGCGAGCGCACGCTGCTCGAGCGCGAGGATGTTGGCGCAGAAGCGCTGCGAGACGGTGATCAGCGGGTGCGCGCGCGCGCCGCGGTTGACGCAGATCAGCACCATCGGCGGGTCGGCCGAGACGCTGGCGAACGCGTTGACGGTAAAGCCGTGGATGCGGCCCTCGTGCGCCGTGGTCACGATGGTGACGCCGGTCGGGAAGCGGCGCATCGCGGCCCGGAAAGCGTCAGTCGATGCGGGCACCGATGCCGATTCCGTCGCCCAGCGGCAGGATCGTGGCGTCGAGCTCCGGATGGCTGAGGAACGCCTTGTTGAACTCGCGGATCGCACGCGTGTCCGCGTCGTCCTTCGACGAGGGCGCCGCCGCGGCGCGGCCGCCCCACAGCAGGTTGTCGACGACCACGATTCCCGAGCGCTTGAGCATCGGGACGACCGCCTCGAGATAGTCGACGTACTCGGTCTTGACGGCATCGATGAAGACGATGTCGAGGTTGCGCTGCGGGAACCACTCCAACACTTCGAGCGCGGGCTGATTGATGACCTCGACCCGTCCGTCGACGCCTGCCCGCTTGAAGTAGGAGGCCGCGATCTCGGTCCGCTCCATGTCGGGGTCGATGGTCCAAATGTGGCCGGCCGGGGGCAGCGCCAGGGCCATCCACAAGGTCGAATAGCCGAAGGCCGTCCCCAGCTCGAGGACGCGGTTCGCCTGCATGCAATGAACCAGCACCGAAAGGAGCCGACCGGCGGCCCGGTCGACGATCGGAATCCCTTCGCGCGTCCCGTGCTGTTCCAGTTCCAGGAGCAGCGGCGACGGCTCATTGTGGAGCCGTGCAAGGTAGGCAAGATCGCGCACGATAGCCCCATGTTTGCCGCCCGCCAGGGGCGGGAACCTGCCGGACGCGTCGGCGCATTCGTCGAATGCTCCAGGACACGCACAATCAGGAGGCTTCCGTTGGCAACGCTCGTCCAGCAATCATACACGCCGAAGAAGTTCGATCTTGCCGGGTTACAGGGAATCTCGGACAAGACGCTCGAGGTGCATTTCGGCCTGTACGAAGGCTACGTGAAGAACACCAATCTGCTCAACGAGCAGATTGCCGAACAGATCAAAGATGGCAAAGCCGCCGGGGCGAACCCGGTCTTCGCCGAGCTGACCCGCCGGCTCGGCTTCGAGTACAACGGCATGACCCTGCACGAGTACTACTTCGGCAACATGACCAAGAACGCGGGCGGGAACCCGGGCGCCGCGGTGCAAGAAGCGCTGGGCGGCGTCTACGGCGATTTCGATACCTGGAAGAAGGACTTCGCCGCGACCGGCGGCATGCGCGGGGTGGGCTGGGCGATCGCGTACTACGATCCCGCCTCGCAGCGCATCACCAACCACTGGATCACGCTGCACGAGGACGGCAACGTCGCGGGCTTCGTGCCGATCATGGTCATGGACGTGTGGGAGCACGCGTTCTTGCTCGACTACAAGCCGGCGGACCGCCCGAAGTACATCGAGGCGTTCTTCTCCAACGTCGACTGGGGCGTCATCGAGAAGCGCCTGAACGCGGCCAAGTCGGTCACCCGCGGCTAGTGGATTCCGCCGTGCGGAATCCGTCGCGTTCGGGCTTCGCCCGATCCGCCTGACAAGGGAATGGGGGACACGGGGCAGCTCCGGCTCTTCCCGCTCAACACCGTGCTCTTCCCGGGCGCGGTGTTGAACCTCCACGTCTTCGAAGAGCGCTATCGCACGATGATCGCCGAATGTCTCGACGCGGGCGAGGCGTTCGGCGTCGTGCTGATTCGTGACGGCCAGGAGGCCGGCGATCCCGACGTGACGCCCCACGAGATCGGCACAACCGCCGAGATCGCCGAGGTCACACCGCTCCCGGCCGGCCGCTACTACATCAGCACCACCGGCCGGCGCCGCTTTCGCATCGCCCGCATCGTCAGCCGCGAGCCGTATCTGCGCGCCGAGGTCGAGTTCCTCGACGAGGACGTCGAGGACCCGCGCGCCGACGAGCTGACGCTGCGCGTGCGCGGTGAGTTCGACGAGTACGTCAAGCTGCTGGTCGCGTTCTCCGGCCGGCCCAGCGCCGTCGAAGTCCCCAGCGATCCGGTCGACGCCAGCTACGTCGTCGGCGACGCGCTGCAGGTCGCCGACGCGCTCAAGCAGCGGCTGCTCGAGCTGCGCAGCGCCGAGGCGCGGCTGGCGGCCGAGCTGGGATTCCTGCGCCGGCTGTTGCCGCAGCTGCGCGGGCTGCTCGAACGCAAGCGCACTCAGGAACGCGTGGTGCGCGAAGACGCGCCGGGCGGCGAGTTCCGCGCGCACCAAGAGCAGTACTTCGGCAAGCACTTCTCGCAGAACTGAGGGACCTCGGGGCGGACGGAGAAAGAAGCCGCCCATGGCGCGCGATCTGGCCGTCTCGGTCGTGAACGAGACGAAGGGCGGCCTCGAGCTCATCGCCTTCCTGCAGAACGAGCCGTTCCTCGCGAGCACGCTGGTAGCGGCGTGGGAGTACGTCTTCCTCGCGGGTGGCGGCGCGTCGTGGGACTTCGTGCTGCCGTCGACGTTCGAGGTCAGCGGCCTCGCCGCCGCGGAACCGGCCACGCGGACGCAGTTGCTCGAGGCGCGGGAGCGCGACCAGTTCGAGATCACCGCCGAACCGCAAGAGCCGACGCTTCCCACGACGATCGCCCGGATCGGGCACGCCGCCGCGGACGGCGCGATCAGCGTTCGCAACGGCCTCGCCGCCGCTCCGGTCTGGGCGGTGCTGAGCAAGAGCGGTCAGCCGGTGCTCAGCACGTTCCTCGATCCGCGGGCGAGCGTCGACTACACCGTCCCCGCGACGCTGTACCTGGCGCTCGTCTCGGGTCTGCGGCGGGGCGACACGTTCTCGCCCGGGAGCGAGCAGCTGACGTCGACGTGGGCGTTCCCGTACGCCGGCTTCGACGCGCTGCGCGTCGTCGCGAGCGACGGGCTCGGGGGTGCCGTCAGCCTGAGCGGCCGGCTTTCGTAGCGCGCCGCGCGCTCATTCCGCGAGGTTCTCCGCGGCTTGGACGACGTTGCGCAACAGCGCGACGTTGGTGACCGGACCGACGCCGCCGGGAACCGGCGTCAGCTCGCCCGCGACGTCGGCCACCTCGGGTGCGACGTCGCCCAGCAGCACGCCGTCGACGAAGGTC
This genomic interval carries:
- a CDS encoding iron-sulfur cluster assembly scaffold protein; translated protein: MNFAKFQQLVEHRTGFRTMEQPTASGEYFSDSCGDLYTFFLKVGPGDVIEDVSYFTTGCGFGTATCSLLVELARGKTIDEALLITDADIEAALDGYPEKKKDYPERSRFALQAAIEDYRRGRAEGRITDAMLEQARATVAAAAAARRGNGTTSEDEKAGPKVIDDGGVVTIKLH
- a CDS encoding FAD-dependent oxidoreductase, which codes for MSESTGLPERVRCCIAGGGPAGMMLGFLLARAGIEVLVLEKHADFFRDFRGDTIHPSTLTLMQELGLLDQFLATPHDEIRELTAHVGSSALRMVDVRHVPGPCKFIAFMPQWDFLNFLASQAKRYPAFRLAMQAEATDVVYYGDHVAGVRVRTKDGEHVVHADLVVAADGRSSTLRERARFVVEDVGAPIDVLWMRLSRNDGDPGADFGNIGPGGFLVAIPRSGYYQCAFVIKKGAFDEIKARGLPAFRDDVARLAPFLADRVDELKDWDQVQLLTVTVDRLRDWAKPGLLCIGDAAHAMSPVGGVGINLAIQDAVAAANLLWRPLRNGAPTIDQLRAVQRRREWPTKATQALQVFIQNMVLKPTLQTTSLPRAPLPVRLFASIPLLRRIPAYIVGIGFRAEHVHSPAAPAPVSAD
- the sufC gene encoding Fe-S cluster assembly ATPase SufC, translated to MSKGLITRDLRVAVEGKEILKGIDLTVEPGRVHALMGPNGSGKSTLAFTMAGHPGYTVTGGSVTLDGEELLDLPPEKRAQAGLFLSFQYPAAIPGVTVANFIRTARQAVRPGDLAPAKFRQLVFEKLDTLDMDPAFLGRYVNDGFSGGEKKRLEMLQMAIIGPKYAILDETDSGLDVDALQAVGKSVQALRASDEGKDTGFLVITHYPRILQHLPADVVHVLIDGRIVKTGGPELAQQIEREGYDGIRDEVAAAGV
- the sufD gene encoding Fe-S cluster assembly protein SufD; protein product: MSSATETPAGAMFAPTAAGLDAAVAVLANAGERSGGVLDADERRAALTRYETAMLPGGRPSRGWRHDYAKLRFDELRYTSDRVAIPESTGALVHRGATVLTAPGSVVSDSRVTVLPLADAARDERFRALIPALDEGAQADKFAALATAFQNCGAFVHVPAGVVLDTPIQLVFAQAEPYADAIFPRIVVVLGEGARATVLERQIGEGAGLVCGVVSAQLGANAELDYAAIQQLGEEARVLMYRSAHTGAAAKVRWHLAELGATLARTVLGTHLEAGGADTECDALFFNTGFQHVELTTNTEHAVGNTHSSTIVRTAAADRGQGRFFGNITIRPHAHGSDASLRDDALLLSRRAHIDSVPALAIAANDVSAYHGATVGSLDQDALFYAASRGIARPDAVRMVALAFFEPAIARFPGDALREEIRTALDDKIDAATEIDA
- a CDS encoding helix-turn-helix domain-containing protein: MHDRFFESTRGKIVGALRERHSASAFDLADLLGLSPNAIRQQLVVLERDGLVAGHSVRRSRTKPTVEYALTAEADRYFPQRYDKMLNAVLREIRHAGGDEAVKGIFDRIGHRSGERLGAAVADKPAEERIAALVSVLKASGVTADMQRTERGTIVLHEHCCPYASVVAENPEACSAIHTILEHVVPGQAQQTESLATGGNECRFEINVR
- a CDS encoding SUF system NifU family Fe-S cluster assembly protein codes for the protein MDDFYKEYILDHYRNPRNFGHLESPTATAEDLNPLCGDTITMELAVGDDGKVTDVKFSGRGCAISQASASMLTESIKGMPLEEVAKLSQETVLENVGIGISPSRMKCAMLGLKVLKSAALGEIASWPDEKH
- a CDS encoding cysteine desulfurase — its product is MTAATATIDRAKQDRIVADFPILAKPTSRGKRLVYLDSAASSQKPQAVIDALVHYYENDNANIHRGVYELASRATDQFEAAREKVARFVNAADTAEIIWTRNTTESINLVSFSWGLRNLGPGDAILTTQIEHHSNLVPWQLLAAKTGAELRFIPADDAGNLVLDQLDALLDGVKLVALAHVSNTLGSIAPLDVIVPRAHAAGALVLVDAAQSVPHLPIDVQALDVDFLAASGHKMCGPTGIGFLYGKRALLEAMPPFLTGGDMIKRVSYETTSYNELPWKFEAGTSNIADAIALGAAVDYLNGVGMEWIRAHEVALTAYALDRLRTLEPRGLAIYGPPRAQDRGGVISFNFADVHAHDLASLLDLEGVCVRAGHHCTMPLMDKMGWPATARASFYLYNTEADVDALVAAIEKAATVFKVA